In Jejubacter calystegiae, the following are encoded in one genomic region:
- a CDS encoding phage holin family protein: MADNRQHQGPGSSLVGIGQRVLTLLIQMVETRLRLAVVELEEEKSRLFQLLLLLGLTMLFAAFGLMSLLVLIIWAVDPQYRLAVMIATTATLLLLALIGAIWTLRKARSTSLLRYTRRELKTDRELLEEKE; the protein is encoded by the coding sequence ATGGCCGATAACCGTCAACATCAGGGACCAGGGAGTAGCCTGGTCGGGATCGGACAGCGGGTTCTGACCCTGTTGATCCAGATGGTGGAGACGCGTCTGCGCCTGGCAGTCGTTGAACTGGAAGAGGAGAAGTCCCGCCTGTTCCAGCTTTTACTGCTGCTGGGCCTGACGATGCTGTTCGCCGCCTTCGGCCTGATGAGTCTGCTGGTACTCATTATCTGGGCCGTAGATCCGCAATACCGGCTGGCCGTGATGATCGCCACCACCGCCACGCTACTGCTTCTGGCTCTGATTGGCGCCATCTGGACTCTGCGTAAGGCGCGCTCAACCTCGCTGCTGCGCTACACCCGCCGCGAACTCAAAACCGACAGAGAATTACTGGAGGAGAAAGAATGA
- a CDS encoding MFS transporter — translation MRKIKGLRWYMIALVTLGTVLGYLTRNTIAVAAPTLQEQLHITTQQYSYIIAAYSACYTIMQPVAGYILDVLGTKLGYAMFAVLWAVFCGTTALAGSWGGLAIARGAVGAAEAAMIPAGLKASSEWFPAKERSIAVGYFNVGSSIGAMLAPPLVVWAIVWHSWEMAFIITGVLSFIWSMLWLVLYKHPKHQKHLSDEERDYIIGGQEAQHQTNNGKKMSAWQILRNRQFWGIALPRFLAEPAWGTFNAWIPLFMFKAYGFNLKEIAMFAWMPMLFADLGCIVGGYLPPLFQRLFGVNLIVSRKLVVTLGAVLMIGPGTIGLFSSPYVAIALLCIGGFAHQALSGALITLSSDVFGRNEVATANGLTGMAAWTASTLFALVVGALADTLGFSPLFAALAVFDLLGAVVIWTVLKNKPADELNDDGPGSLKPAQQH, via the coding sequence ATGAGAAAAATAAAAGGATTACGCTGGTATATGATCGCACTGGTGACGCTGGGCACCGTGTTGGGCTACCTGACGCGTAACACGATTGCGGTCGCCGCGCCGACCCTTCAGGAGCAGCTGCATATCACCACGCAGCAGTACTCCTACATTATCGCCGCCTATTCGGCGTGCTACACCATCATGCAGCCGGTTGCTGGCTATATTCTTGACGTACTGGGTACTAAGCTCGGTTATGCGATGTTCGCCGTACTATGGGCGGTGTTCTGCGGAACCACCGCGCTGGCGGGCAGTTGGGGCGGTCTGGCCATAGCCCGCGGCGCCGTGGGCGCTGCCGAAGCGGCGATGATTCCCGCCGGCCTGAAAGCCAGCTCTGAATGGTTCCCGGCGAAAGAGCGCTCCATTGCCGTTGGCTACTTTAACGTCGGCTCCTCTATCGGCGCCATGCTGGCTCCACCGCTGGTGGTCTGGGCTATCGTCTGGCACAGCTGGGAAATGGCTTTCATTATTACCGGTGTGCTGAGTTTTATCTGGTCCATGCTGTGGCTGGTGCTGTATAAGCATCCGAAACATCAGAAGCACCTGAGTGACGAAGAGCGCGACTATATTATCGGCGGTCAGGAAGCGCAGCATCAGACCAACAACGGTAAGAAGATGTCCGCCTGGCAGATCCTGCGTAACCGCCAGTTCTGGGGCATCGCGCTGCCGCGCTTCCTGGCGGAACCGGCCTGGGGCACCTTTAACGCCTGGATCCCACTGTTTATGTTTAAAGCCTACGGTTTTAACCTGAAAGAGATCGCCATGTTCGCCTGGATGCCGATGCTGTTCGCCGATCTCGGCTGCATCGTCGGGGGTTACCTGCCGCCGCTGTTCCAGCGTCTGTTCGGGGTTAACCTGATTGTCTCCCGTAAACTGGTGGTCACCCTTGGCGCCGTGCTAATGATTGGCCCGGGCACCATCGGCCTGTTCAGCAGCCCTTATGTCGCTATTGCCCTGCTGTGCATCGGCGGTTTCGCTCACCAGGCGCTGTCTGGCGCGCTGATCACCCTCTCTTCCGATGTCTTCGGTCGTAACGAGGTCGCCACCGCTAACGGTCTGACCGGAATGGCGGCCTGGACCGCCAGTACCCTGTTCGCACTGGTGGTCGGCGCCCTGGCCGATACACTGGGCTTCAGCCCGCTGTTTGCGGCGCTGGCGGTGTTCGATCTGCTGGGTGCCGTGGTTATCTGGACGGTCCTGAAAAACAAACCGGCCGATGAGCTTAACGACGACGGTCCCGGCTCCCTGAAACCCGCACAACAACACTGA
- the lptG gene encoding LPS export ABC transporter permease LptG encodes MLGFGVLDRYIGKTIFNTIMMTLFMLVSLSGIIKFVDELKRAGKGAYTASGAGMYTLLSVPKDIQIFFPMAALLGALLGLGMLAQRSELVVMQASGFTRMQVAASVMKTAIPLVLLTMAIGEWVAPQGEQMARNYRAQMVYGGSLLSTKDEGMWAKDGDNFVYIQRVRGNNELTGISIYSFNKQRRLQSVRHAASATFDPQQKVWKLSQVDESILSNPKQITGTQTVSGTWKTNLTPDKLGVVALDPDALSISGLHNYVKYLKSSGQDAGRYQLNMWSKIFQPVSVAVMMLMALSFIFGPLRSVPMGVRVVTGISFGFLFYVLDKIFGPLSLVYHIPPLLGALIPSGTFLLISLWMLMKRS; translated from the coding sequence ATGCTCGGATTCGGCGTACTCGACCGTTATATCGGTAAAACCATCTTTAACACCATCATGATGACGCTGTTTATGCTGGTGTCGCTCTCGGGCATTATTAAGTTCGTCGATGAACTTAAACGTGCCGGTAAAGGGGCCTATACCGCCTCGGGGGCCGGGATGTATACCCTGCTCAGCGTGCCTAAGGATATTCAGATCTTCTTCCCGATGGCGGCACTGCTTGGCGCGCTGCTGGGGCTGGGGATGCTGGCTCAGCGCAGCGAACTGGTGGTGATGCAGGCCTCGGGTTTTACCCGTATGCAGGTGGCTGCTTCGGTAATGAAAACTGCGATTCCTCTGGTGTTGCTGACCATGGCCATTGGCGAATGGGTGGCGCCTCAGGGCGAGCAGATGGCGCGTAACTACCGGGCCCAGATGGTATATGGCGGTTCGCTGCTCTCCACCAAGGATGAGGGCATGTGGGCCAAAGATGGCGATAACTTCGTCTATATCCAGCGGGTGCGCGGCAATAACGAGCTGACCGGCATCAGCATTTACAGCTTTAACAAGCAGCGCCGCCTGCAGTCCGTGCGCCACGCGGCCTCGGCCACCTTCGATCCACAACAGAAGGTGTGGAAGCTGTCCCAGGTGGATGAATCAATTCTGAGTAATCCAAAACAGATTACCGGAACCCAGACCGTAAGCGGTACCTGGAAAACTAACCTGACGCCGGACAAACTGGGCGTTGTGGCGCTGGATCCCGATGCGCTTTCCATTAGCGGTCTGCATAACTACGTGAAATACCTGAAATCGAGCGGTCAGGATGCCGGGCGCTATCAGCTCAATATGTGGAGTAAGATATTCCAGCCCGTTTCAGTGGCGGTCATGATGCTGATGGCGCTCTCCTTCATCTTTGGGCCGCTGCGTAGCGTGCCGATGGGGGTTCGCGTGGTCACCGGTATCAGCTTCGGCTTCCTGTTCTACGTGCTGGATAAGATCTTCGGTCCGCTGAGTCTGGTCTACCATATTCCGCCGTTACTTGGGGCGTTGATTCCCAGCGGAACCTTCCTGCTTATTAGCCTCTGGATGCTAATGAAACGCAGTTAA
- the exuR gene encoding transcriptional regulator ExuR: MELTESRRLYQQLAADLKQSIEGGTYTVGEKLPAERFIAEDKNVSRTVVREAIIMLEVEGYVEVRKGSGIHVISSQAKHGQVPDERLEFASFGPFELLQARQLIESNIAEFAATQVTKQDIVKLMEIQEKSRSEQDYRDSPWDLQFHVQVALATQNSALAAIVEKMWTQRVHNPYWKKLHEHIDLSTADHWCEDHDAILKALIRKDPAAAKLAMWQHLENTKQMLFNETSDDFEFNADRFLFTENPVIHLNLPATPQK; the protein is encoded by the coding sequence ATGGAGTTAACAGAATCCCGACGACTTTATCAGCAGCTTGCTGCCGACCTTAAGCAGTCTATTGAAGGTGGTACCTATACTGTGGGAGAAAAACTCCCCGCAGAGCGTTTTATCGCCGAAGATAAAAACGTCAGCCGCACCGTAGTGCGCGAGGCGATCATTATGCTGGAGGTTGAGGGGTACGTTGAGGTTCGTAAAGGTTCCGGCATTCACGTAATCTCCAGCCAGGCCAAACACGGTCAGGTGCCCGATGAGCGCCTGGAATTCGCCAGTTTTGGCCCCTTCGAGCTCCTGCAGGCTCGCCAGCTTATCGAAAGCAATATCGCCGAGTTCGCCGCCACCCAGGTGACCAAGCAGGATATTGTGAAGCTGATGGAAATTCAGGAAAAATCCCGCTCTGAGCAGGACTATCGCGACTCGCCGTGGGATCTCCAGTTTCATGTCCAGGTGGCGCTGGCCACCCAGAACAGCGCCCTGGCGGCCATCGTCGAAAAGATGTGGACTCAGCGGGTACATAACCCCTACTGGAAAAAGCTGCACGAGCATATCGATCTCAGTACCGCCGATCACTGGTGCGAAGATCACGATGCCATTCTGAAAGCCTTGATTCGCAAAGATCCGGCGGCAGCCAAACTGGCGATGTGGCAACACCTGGAAAACACCAAACAGATGCTGTTTAACGAAACCAGCGACGACTTTGAATTTAACGCCGACCGTTTCCTGTTTACTGAAAATCCGGTGATTCATCTCAATCTGCCCGCCACCCCGCAAAAATAG
- the mzrA gene encoding EnvZ/OmpR regulon moderator MzrA produces the protein MRLNLGLRQLILIALLALTATTVWLTLRQPEASLEIRAVRAGVSSPDGFFVWHHLDANGIPFKSITPVGNTLVIKFDSSAESNAAREVLNRTLTHDYIIAQQEDRDSSLSLLSHLRSDRHRLG, from the coding sequence ATGCGTCTGAACCTGGGCCTGCGCCAGCTGATACTTATCGCTCTGCTGGCGCTTACCGCGACGACAGTCTGGCTGACGCTGCGACAACCGGAAGCGTCTTTGGAGATCCGTGCCGTACGCGCAGGCGTGAGCTCACCCGATGGCTTCTTTGTCTGGCACCATCTGGATGCTAACGGCATTCCTTTCAAAAGCATTACGCCAGTCGGTAACACGCTGGTGATTAAGTTCGACTCCAGCGCCGAGAGCAACGCCGCACGGGAAGTCCTTAACCGTACCCTGACTCACGACTACATCATCGCACAGCAGGAAGATCGGGACAGTTCCCTGTCATTACTGTCCCACTTACGCTCAGATCGCCACCGCCTGGGCTAA
- a CDS encoding DNA polymerase III subunit chi yields the protein MKNATFYLMDNDAAADGLSAQELLVCELAAVRWRAGKRILIACEDEQQAIRLDEALWQRDPHSFVPHNLAGEGPRAGAPVELAWPARRGSHSRDLLISLLPHFADFATAFHEVIDFVPYDESLKQLARERYKAYRVAGFHLTTATYTAPGTT from the coding sequence ATGAAAAACGCAACGTTCTACCTTATGGATAACGACGCCGCAGCGGACGGCCTGAGCGCCCAGGAGCTGCTGGTATGCGAACTGGCGGCGGTTCGTTGGCGGGCGGGCAAACGCATTCTTATCGCCTGCGAAGATGAACAGCAGGCGATCCGGCTGGATGAAGCGCTGTGGCAGCGCGATCCCCACAGCTTTGTGCCCCATAACCTGGCGGGCGAAGGCCCCCGGGCCGGCGCGCCGGTGGAGCTGGCCTGGCCAGCGCGACGCGGCAGCCACTCGCGGGATCTGCTCATCAGCCTGCTGCCGCACTTTGCAGATTTTGCCACCGCTTTCCATGAAGTGATAGACTTCGTACCCTACGACGAATCCCTGAAACAGCTGGCGCGCGAACGCTACAAAGCCTATCGCGTGGCCGGTTTTCACCTGACCACGGCCACCTATACGGCGCCCGGAACGACATAG
- the pepA gene encoding leucyl aminopeptidase produces the protein MEFSVKSGSPEKQRSACIVVGVFEPRRLSPIAEQLDKISDGYISALLRRGELEGKAGQTLLLHHVPNVLSERILLIGCGKERELDERQYKQVIQKTINTLNDTGSMEAVCFLTELHVKGRNTYWKVRQAVETAKETLYSFDQLKTTKSEPRRPLRKMVFNVPTRRELTSGERAIQHGLAISAGIRAAKDLGNMPPNICNAAYLASQARQLADAFASSVNTRVIGEQQMKELGMNAYLAVGNGSQNESLMSVIEYRGSTDPEAHPIVLVGKGLTFDSGGISIKPSADMDEMKYDMCGAAAVYGVMRMVAELQLPINVTGVLAGCENMPGGRAYRPGDVLTTMSGQTVEVLNTDAEGRLVLCDVLTYVERFEPEVVIDVATLTGACVIALGHHLTGLMANHNPLAHELIGASEQAGDRAWRLPLSDEFQEQLESNFADMANIGGRPGGAITAGCFLARFTRKYNWAHLDIAGTAWRSGKAKGATGRPVAMLSQFLLNRAGLNGDE, from the coding sequence ATGGAGTTCAGTGTAAAGAGCGGTAGTCCAGAAAAACAGCGGAGCGCCTGCATCGTTGTGGGCGTATTCGAACCGCGCCGCCTGTCCCCGATTGCCGAACAACTCGATAAAATCAGCGACGGCTACATCAGCGCTTTGCTGCGCCGCGGCGAGCTGGAAGGGAAAGCGGGGCAAACCTTGCTGCTGCATCACGTTCCCAACGTTTTGTCGGAGCGTATTCTGCTGATTGGTTGCGGTAAAGAGCGTGAGCTCGACGAGCGCCAGTACAAGCAGGTGATACAAAAAACCATTAATACCCTTAACGATACCGGTTCGATGGAAGCGGTCTGCTTCCTGACCGAACTGCACGTGAAAGGGCGCAATACCTACTGGAAAGTCCGCCAGGCGGTGGAAACCGCAAAAGAGACGCTTTACAGCTTCGACCAGCTAAAAACCACCAAAAGCGAGCCGCGCCGCCCGCTGCGTAAAATGGTGTTTAACGTGCCGACCCGCCGCGAGCTAACCAGCGGCGAGCGCGCTATCCAGCACGGCCTGGCAATTTCGGCAGGTATCCGCGCCGCCAAGGATCTCGGCAATATGCCGCCGAATATCTGTAACGCCGCCTATCTGGCTTCCCAGGCGCGTCAGCTGGCGGACGCCTTCGCCAGCAGCGTGAATACCCGGGTAATTGGCGAACAGCAGATGAAAGAGCTGGGTATGAATGCCTACCTGGCGGTGGGCAACGGCTCCCAGAACGAATCGCTGATGTCGGTCATCGAGTACCGCGGCAGCACCGATCCCGAAGCGCATCCCATCGTACTGGTAGGTAAAGGACTGACCTTCGATTCCGGCGGTATCTCCATTAAGCCTTCCGCCGATATGGACGAAATGAAATATGACATGTGCGGCGCGGCGGCTGTCTACGGCGTGATGCGGATGGTGGCGGAGCTTCAGTTGCCGATCAATGTCACCGGCGTGCTGGCGGGCTGTGAAAATATGCCTGGTGGCCGCGCCTATCGCCCCGGCGATGTGCTGACCACCATGTCAGGCCAGACCGTAGAGGTGCTGAACACCGATGCCGAAGGGCGACTGGTGCTGTGCGACGTGCTGACCTACGTGGAACGCTTCGAGCCGGAAGTGGTGATCGATGTCGCAACGCTGACCGGCGCCTGCGTGATTGCGCTGGGTCATCATTTGACCGGTCTGATGGCGAACCATAATCCGCTGGCGCACGAACTGATCGGCGCTTCCGAGCAGGCAGGCGATCGCGCCTGGCGCCTGCCGCTGAGTGATGAATTCCAGGAACAGCTGGAGTCCAATTTTGCCGATATGGCCAACATCGGCGGTCGCCCAGGCGGCGCCATTACCGCAGGCTGCTTCCTGGCGCGCTTTACCCGCAAGTATAACTGGGCGCACCTGGATATCGCCGGTACCGCCTGGCGTTCCGGTAAAGCCAAAGGCGCCACTGGCCGTCCGGTGGCCATGCTCTCTCAGTTCCTGCTGAACCGCGCGGGCCTGAACGGCGATGAGTAA
- a CDS encoding DUF1090 domain-containing protein: MKSRIMLAVALLSLTAVAQASSSPCSEKEQSILKEISYAEQHGNEYRLSGLKKALSEVRAHCNDDQVRADHRKDIAEKRDDVAERRAELDEAKRKGDPEKIAKRERKLAEEESELKALEAREY, from the coding sequence ATGAAAAGCCGTATTATGCTGGCAGTTGCGCTCTTATCCCTCACCGCCGTGGCGCAGGCCTCCTCCTCCCCATGTAGTGAAAAAGAGCAGAGCATTCTTAAGGAAATCAGCTACGCCGAGCAGCACGGTAACGAATATCGTCTTTCCGGACTGAAAAAAGCGTTAAGCGAAGTTCGTGCTCACTGTAACGATGACCAGGTTCGCGCCGATCACCGTAAAGATATTGCAGAGAAGCGTGATGACGTCGCCGAACGACGGGCCGAGCTGGATGAAGCTAAACGCAAAGGCGATCCGGAAAAAATTGCCAAACGCGAGCGTAAACTCGCTGAAGAGGAATCAGAACTGAAGGCGTTAGAAGCCCGGGAATATTAA
- a CDS encoding YqjK-like family protein — MSREREQRKALLLSQIQQQRLDLSACQRNWLQATESFDRGWLTLLNLRTWAVAGGGLMAIWGLRRPRMLMRWGRRGLGLWSSWRLIRNTLKRVQR, encoded by the coding sequence ATGAGTCGCGAGCGCGAACAGCGTAAGGCGCTGTTGCTTAGTCAGATTCAGCAACAGCGTCTGGATTTGAGCGCCTGTCAGCGCAACTGGCTGCAGGCGACTGAATCATTCGATCGCGGCTGGCTTACACTGCTCAACCTGCGTACCTGGGCCGTGGCCGGCGGCGGCCTGATGGCTATCTGGGGGCTACGCCGTCCCCGTATGTTGATGCGCTGGGGCAGGCGTGGGCTGGGGCTGTGGAGTTCCTGGCGATTAATTCGCAACACCCTGAAGCGCGTGCAGCGCTAA
- the yqjA gene encoding DedA family general envelope maintenance protein YqjA → MELITQLLNALWSQDFETLANPSMVWMLYFVLFMILFLENGLLPAAFLPGDSLLVLVGVLIAKGALGFPQTVILLTVAASLGCWLSYIQGRWLGNTRTVQNWLSHLPAHYHQRAHHLFHKHGLSALLIARFIAFVRTLLPTIAGISGLSSARFQFFNWMSGLLWILILTTLGFLLGKTPVFLKYEDKLMSGLMLLPVVLLVFGLIGSLVVLWKKKHANRG, encoded by the coding sequence ATGGAACTTATAACGCAACTGCTGAACGCTCTCTGGAGTCAGGATTTTGAAACACTGGCGAATCCATCCATGGTCTGGATGCTCTATTTTGTCTTGTTTATGATCCTGTTTCTGGAAAACGGACTGCTGCCTGCTGCGTTTTTGCCTGGGGATAGCCTGCTGGTCCTGGTGGGAGTACTCATTGCCAAAGGGGCGCTGGGCTTCCCGCAAACGGTTATTTTGCTGACGGTGGCCGCAAGCCTGGGCTGCTGGCTGAGCTATATACAAGGACGCTGGCTGGGCAATACCCGAACGGTGCAAAACTGGCTGTCGCATTTGCCTGCTCACTACCATCAGCGCGCCCATCATCTGTTCCATAAGCACGGTCTTTCCGCTCTGCTGATTGCGCGCTTTATCGCCTTTGTCCGCACGCTGCTGCCTACCATCGCCGGAATATCGGGACTGAGCAGCGCACGCTTTCAGTTCTTTAACTGGATGAGTGGTCTGCTGTGGATTCTGATTCTGACCACCCTGGGGTTTCTGCTTGGCAAAACGCCGGTCTTCCTGAAGTACGAAGACAAGCTGATGTCCGGCCTGATGCTACTGCCCGTCGTCTTGCTGGTTTTTGGGCTTATTGGCTCCCTGGTGGTACTGTGGAAGAAGAAACATGCCAATCGGGGATAA
- the lptF gene encoding LPS export ABC transporter permease LptF encodes MIIIRYLVRETLKSQLAILFILLLIFFCQKLVRILGAAVDGEIPTNLVLSLLGLGVPEMAQLILPLSLFLGLLMTFGKLYTESEITVMHACGLSRMVLIKAAMLLALFTGILAAVNVMWASPWSARYQDEVLGEVKSNPGLASLAQGQFRSSSDGNAVLFIESVDGSNFNDVFLAQLRPKGNARPSVVVADSGHLVLRKDGSQVVTLNKGTRFEGTAMLRDFRITEFQDYQAIIGHQTVTLDPDDTEQMDMRTLWNTHTDKARAELHWRITLIFAVVVMALMVVPLSVVNPRQGRVLSMLPAMLLYLIFFLLQTSLKSNGGKGKLDPVVWMWVVNLLYLGMALVLNMWDTVAMRKFRARFATKGAV; translated from the coding sequence GTGATAATCATAAGATATCTTGTCCGGGAGACGCTCAAAAGCCAACTGGCGATTCTGTTCATCCTGTTACTGATCTTCTTCTGCCAGAAGCTCGTCAGGATTTTGGGAGCCGCGGTTGACGGAGAGATCCCGACCAATCTTGTCCTTTCGTTACTCGGCCTCGGCGTGCCTGAAATGGCGCAGCTGATTCTGCCGCTTAGTCTTTTCCTTGGCCTGTTGATGACCTTCGGTAAGCTGTACACCGAGAGCGAAATTACCGTGATGCACGCCTGTGGCCTGAGCCGGATGGTGCTGATCAAAGCGGCGATGTTGCTGGCACTGTTTACCGGTATCCTGGCGGCCGTCAATGTGATGTGGGCCAGCCCGTGGTCAGCGCGTTATCAGGATGAAGTGCTGGGGGAAGTCAAATCCAACCCCGGTCTGGCCTCGCTGGCCCAGGGGCAGTTCCGTTCGTCGTCTGACGGTAACGCGGTGTTGTTTATCGAAAGCGTGGATGGCAGCAACTTTAACGACGTTTTCCTGGCCCAGCTGCGGCCGAAAGGGAACGCGCGTCCTTCCGTGGTGGTGGCGGATTCCGGCCATCTCGTCCTGCGTAAGGATGGCTCTCAGGTGGTGACTCTGAACAAAGGCACTCGCTTTGAGGGAACCGCTATGTTGCGCGATTTCCGAATCACCGAATTCCAGGATTACCAGGCCATTATCGGTCACCAGACCGTCACCCTGGATCCGGATGATACCGAGCAGATGGATATGCGCACGCTGTGGAATACCCACACAGACAAGGCGCGTGCCGAACTGCACTGGCGTATCACGCTGATCTTCGCAGTGGTGGTAATGGCGTTGATGGTGGTGCCGCTCAGCGTGGTGAACCCGCGTCAGGGCCGGGTACTGTCGATGTTGCCGGCGATGCTGCTGTATCTGATCTTTTTCCTGTTGCAGACCTCGCTGAAATCCAACGGTGGCAAGGGTAAGCTGGATCCGGTGGTCTGGATGTGGGTAGTCAACCTGCTCTACCTGGGTATGGCGCTGGTTCTGAACATGTGGGATACGGTGGCGATGCGTAAGTTCCGTGCCCGATTTGCCACAAAAGGAGCCGTATGA
- a CDS encoding DUF883 family protein, with translation MSKDTENLRVELQSLADTLEEVLNASGEKSKAELETLREKARRALQDSRSRLHDTGDAIARQTREAASRADNYVHDNPWTGIGIGAAVGVVLGVLLSRR, from the coding sequence ATGTCAAAAGATACTGAAAACTTGCGCGTTGAACTGCAGTCACTGGCCGATACTCTGGAAGAGGTGCTGAACGCCTCAGGCGAGAAAAGTAAGGCCGAGCTGGAAACCCTGCGCGAAAAAGCGCGCCGTGCGCTGCAGGACAGCCGCAGCCGCCTGCATGATACGGGCGATGCCATCGCCCGTCAAACCCGCGAAGCGGCCTCCCGCGCCGATAACTACGTGCACGATAACCCCTGGACCGGCATCGGTATTGGCGCCGCCGTGGGCGTCGTGTTGGGCGTTCTGCTGTCCCGCCGCTGA
- the uxaC gene encoding glucuronate isomerase, with protein MNRFMTEDFLLDTEFARRLYHDHAKDQPIFDYHCHLPPQQVADDYRFNNLYDIWLKGDHYKWRAMRSNGVAERLCTGDASDREKFDAWAATVPHTIGNPLYHWTHLELRRPFGITGKLLSPETADEIWNQCNDLLAQEAFSARGIMKQMNVKMVGTTDDPIDSLSDHARIAADGSFDVKVLPSWRPDKAFNIEQDTFVDYIAKLAEVADTDIRRFSDLQSALSKRLDHFAAHGCKVSDHALDVVLYADADEATLDAILARRLSGSAVSEMETAQFKTAVLVWLGAEYARRGWVQQYHIGALRNNNLRQFKLLGPDVGFDSINDRPLAQELSRLLSKQNEENLLPKTILYCLNPRDNEVLGTMIGNFQGEGVAGKMQFGSGWWFNDQKDGMQRQMTQLAQLGLLSRFVGMLTDSRSFLSYTRHEYFRRLLCQMIGHWVEAGEAPADIKLLGTMVENICFNNARDYFGIELN; from the coding sequence ATGAACCGGTTTATGACTGAAGATTTTCTGCTGGATACCGAGTTTGCCCGTCGTCTCTATCACGACCATGCTAAAGATCAGCCCATCTTTGATTACCACTGCCATCTGCCGCCGCAGCAGGTCGCGGATGACTATCGCTTCAACAACCTGTATGACATCTGGTTGAAAGGCGATCACTACAAGTGGCGCGCCATGCGCTCTAACGGCGTTGCCGAGCGTCTGTGTACCGGCGATGCCTCCGATCGCGAGAAGTTCGATGCCTGGGCCGCTACCGTGCCGCACACCATCGGCAACCCGCTGTATCACTGGACTCATCTGGAGCTGCGCCGCCCGTTCGGTATCACTGGCAAGCTGCTGTCGCCGGAAACGGCGGATGAGATCTGGAACCAGTGCAACGATCTGCTGGCTCAGGAGGCGTTTTCCGCCCGCGGCATCATGAAGCAGATGAACGTGAAGATGGTGGGCACTACCGACGATCCTATCGACTCCCTTAGCGACCATGCCCGCATTGCCGCCGATGGCAGCTTTGATGTCAAAGTGCTGCCGAGCTGGCGTCCGGACAAAGCCTTCAATATTGAGCAGGACACCTTTGTCGATTACATCGCTAAGCTGGCGGAAGTCGCCGATACCGATATCCGCCGCTTCAGCGATCTGCAGAGTGCCCTGAGCAAGCGTTTGGACCACTTTGCCGCTCACGGCTGTAAAGTGTCCGACCACGCTCTGGATGTGGTCCTTTACGCCGATGCCGACGAAGCTACGCTGGACGCCATTCTGGCTCGCCGCCTGTCTGGCTCTGCGGTAAGCGAAATGGAAACCGCGCAGTTTAAAACGGCGGTACTGGTCTGGCTGGGGGCCGAATACGCGCGCCGCGGTTGGGTGCAGCAGTACCACATCGGCGCGCTGCGTAATAACAACCTGCGTCAGTTCAAGCTGCTGGGTCCGGACGTGGGCTTCGACTCCATCAATGACCGCCCGCTGGCCCAGGAGCTCTCGCGCCTGCTGAGCAAGCAGAATGAAGAAAACCTACTGCCGAAGACTATTCTGTACTGCCTGAACCCGCGCGATAACGAAGTGCTGGGCACCATGATCGGCAACTTCCAGGGGGAAGGCGTCGCGGGCAAGATGCAGTTCGGTTCTGGCTGGTGGTTTAACGATCAGAAAGACGGCATGCAGCGGCAGATGACACAACTGGCGCAGTTGGGCCTGCTGAGCCGTTTTGTTGGGATGCTGACCGACAGCCGCAGCTTCCTGTCCTACACCCGTCACGAATATTTCCGTCGTCTGCTGTGCCAGATGATCGGCCACTGGGTGGAAGCGGGCGAAGCACCGGCGGATATTAAACTGCTGGGCACCATGGTGGAAAACATCTGCTTCAACAATGCCCGTGACTACTTCGGCATTGAACTGAACTAA